Below is a genomic region from Terriglobales bacterium.
TCTGCGCCTTGCTGATCATCCTGGCGGGGGCGGTGTCGGTGCCCACGCTGCCGGTGGCGCAGTTTCCCACCCTGGCGCCGCCGCAGGTCTCGGTGAGCAGCTTCTACAACGGGGCCAGCGCGCAGACGGTGGAGTCGGCGGTGACTACCCCGCTGGAAGAGCAGATCAACGGGGTCGAGGGCATGAAGTACATGACCTCGACCAGCGGCAACGACGGCTCCAGCAACATCACCGTGACCTTCGACCTCAACCGCAGCGTTGACCTGGCGGCGGTGGACATCGAGAACCGGGTCAACATCGCGCAGGGGCGGCTGCCCGGGCAGGTGCGCACCAACGGCGTCATCATCACCAAGAGCTCCAGCAACTTCGTCTTCGCCGCCGCTTTCTATTCGGACGACAAGCGCTACGACAACCTGTTCATCTCGAACTACCTGGACGTGTACGTGCGCGACGCGCTCAAGCGTGTGCCGGGAGTGGCCGACGTCTTCATCTTCGGGGAACGGCGGTACTCGATGCGGCTGTGGCTGGACCCGGTGCGCATGGCCAGCCGCGGGCTGACCGCCACCGACGTGGTCAATGCGCTGGAAGAGCAGAACGTGCCGGTGGCGGCGGGGCAGGTGGGGCAGCAGCCGGCGCCCCCGACCCAGGCCTACCAGATCAGCGTGCGCGCGGTGGGGCGGCTCACCGATCCCGGGCAGTTCGACAACCTCATCCTCAAGACCGCGCCTGACGGCACCCTGGTGCGGCTGCGCGACGTCGGCCACGCCGAACTGGGCGCCGAGGACTATGGCGGCCGGCTGGACTACAACGGACGCGAGGCCATGGGCGTGGGCGTCACTCAGCTCTCCAACGCCAACGCCCTGGAGGTGGACCGGGCGGCCCTGGCGGAGCTACAGCGCCTCTCCAAGAGCTTTCCCCCGGGCCTGAAGTACCAGGTCGCCTTCGACACCACCGACGTCGTGGGGGAATCCATCGCCGATGTGCTCATCACCCTGGGCGAGGCCATCGGGCTGGTGATCCTGGTGATCTTCCTCTTCCTGGAGGACTGGCGCAGCACGCTCATCCCGGCGGCCACCATTCCGGTGTCGCTGGTGGGGACCTTCACCTTCGTCAAGCTGCTGGGCTTCTCCATCAATACTCTGACGCTGTTCGGCATCACCCTGGCCACGGGGCTGGTGGTGGACGACGCCATCGTGGTCATCGAGAACATTCAGCGGCACATCAGCGAGGGGGAGAAGGACCCGTACCGGGCGGCCTCGGCGGCCATGAAAGAGGTGACGGGAGCGGTGATCGCGACCTCGCTGGTGCTGGTGTCGGTGTTCGTGCCGGTGGCCTTCTTCCCCGGGACCACCGGCATCCTCTTCCGGCAGTTTGCGCTGACCATCGCCTTCTCCATCTCCATCTCCGCCTTCAACGCGCTCACGCTGACGCCGGCGCTCTCGGCGCTGCTGCTGGGGCGGGCCCACGCGCACGGCGCCTTCTTTTCGGCTGTCGATCGGCTGGTGAAGAGCACTACCGAGGCCTACCGCGCCTCGCTGCGGCGCATCCTCGAGCACAAGGGCGTGGCGCTGGTGCTCTTCTTCCTGGGGCTGGGAGCGGCCTACCTGGTCTACACGCGGGTGCCCAAGGGCTTCGTCCCGGCGGAAGACCAGGGCTACTTCATCATCCAGGTGCAGGCGCCGCAGGGCGCGTCGCTGCAGTACACCGCGAAGATCGAAGAGCAGGTGACGGCAGCGCTGAGCCGGGAAAAAGACATTATCGGCATCTTCGCGGTGAGCGGCTTCAGCTTCGGAGGCAGCGCCCCCAACCGCGGGCTGGTCTTCGCTACCCTGCAGTCGTTCGGAAAGCGCAAGAGCGAAGAGCACTCGGCGGACGCCATCATCCAGCGGCTGCGCGGCCCGCTCTCCAAGATCGTGGGCGCCGACGTGGTGGCCTTCTCACCGCCGGCGGTGCAAGGGCTGGGCGAGTTCGGAGGCTTCCAGTACGTGCTGGAGGACCGCACCGGGCACGATCCGCAGCAACTGGCCAAGGTCGCACAGGGGCTGATCGGACGGAGCCGCCAGCGCCCCGAGATCGCGGTGCTGTTCACCAGTTTCACCGCCAACGATCCCCAGTTCGTGGTGACCCTGGAGCGGGAGAAGGCCAAGGCCATGCACGTGCCCCTGAGCCAGATCGCCGATGCGCTGCAGGTCTATATGGGCTCGGAGTACGTCAACGACTTCGACTTCAACAACCGCGCCTACCGGGTGTACGTGCAGGCCGACCCGCGCTTCCGCTCCAGCCCCCAGGACATCCGCCAGTACTACGTCCGCTCCGACACCGGCGAGATGGTCCCGCTGGACAACCTGGTAAAGGTCGCGGAGGACACCACGCCGCAAGTCATCAGCCACTACAACCTGTTCCGCTCGGCGGAGCTGGACGGAGCGGCCGGGCCGGGCTACAGCTCGGGCCAGGCCATCGCTGCCATGGAAGACCTGAGCCGGAAGACGCTGCCCCCGGGCTTCAGCTTCGAGTGGACGGGACTGTCGCTGGAGGAACTGCAGTCGGGCGGGCAGGCGGCCCTGCTCTTCGGCCTGGGCCTGCTGGTGGTCTACCTGACGCTGGCGGCGCAGTACGAGAGCTTCTCGCTGCCCTTCATCATTCTGCTGGCTGTGCCCATGGCGCTGCTGGGAGCGGTGGGCGCGCAGTGGCTGCGCGGGCTGGAAAACGACGTCTACTGCCAGATCGGGCTGGTGATGCTGATCGGGCTGGCCAGCAAGAACGCCATCCTGATCGTGGAGTTCGCCGAGCAGTTGCGCGAGAAGCGCGGGCTCTCGACCCTGGAGGCGGCGATCGAGGCCGCCCGCATCCGCCTAAGACCCATCCTCATGACCTCCTTCGCCTTCATCCTGGGAGTCGTGCCGCTGGTCATTGCCTCGGGCGCGGGCAAGGCGGGGCGGCACTCGGTGGGCACCACCGTCTTCGGTGGCATGATCGCGTCCACCCTGCTCAACCTGTTCTTCATCCCTGTGCTCTACCTAGTGGTCAAGGGGCTGACCGGCAAGGTGCGGCCGCACCGCTTCTCCCCACCCGAGTAAGGACCTTCCTCTCCCGCGCGCTCAGCGGATAGCGGCGGAGAAATCGTAGCGACCAAGATAGATGGGCGAGGAGACGGGCGGCTCGGTGGTAGTGCTGTCCATGGGATAGGGCTGCGCGTTCAGAGTGGGGAAGCCCCAGATGTTGCCCGTGGTCATGTCCACCATGACTTTGCCCAGCACCTGGCGGCGGCCATCGGGCGAGCGCACCATGGTGGTTCCGGGCTCGATGTAGAAGGGATAGACGCTGGGCGGTGTGGCTGCGGCCGCGGGCGCAGGAACGGCCAGCGGGTGCAGGGCGATCAAGCCGAGAAAGACGACGATCAGGGTGAGCAGGGCCTTGGTGAGAAGATCGGGCTTCATGGGAGCCTCCGTGGGCTCCCATGGTACAGGACGCAGCAGAACTGAAGCCGGCCTGTGCGCCGGCCTGGATCCGCGGGCCAGGAAGGCCCTGACCTCCACCGCCTAGGCTGCGTGAGCGCGCTGCAACTCGCGATACTCCTGGCCGGCGTTGGGCGCGAGCAGCACCCACAGGGTATAGATTCCCAGGGCGGTGCCCAGCGGCACGTGCAGCAATTCGAGGAAGCCGAGTACCAGGGTCAGGGTGCGGGCCCAGGGCTGCTTCTGCAGGAGTCCCCAACCTGCCATGAAGCTGGCGATGGCCTTCAGCAGCAGGTAGACCGCCAGGACGGTGAACAGGCCCAGAAAGAACTCCGGCCCTACCGGTGGCCCCGCCATCTGGCCCACCCTCATCATCAACGTGTGGCCCAGGACGTAGAGCATGCCGGCGCCCAGCAGGTGAACGGCCGCTGCCGCCATCCAGAGGATGGCCAGGAGGTTAAGGTGGCGTTCCACGCGGCCGGGAGCGACCGGGGTGACGATGGCCATGCCCAACTGGCGTCCGCACGAAGGACAGAACTTCTGGCCCGCCTGCAAGGGGGCGCCACATCCTTCACAGAACATTCCGCACCTCCGGTACGTAGTCGTGCTAGCCAAGGATACGCGTCCTGGGCCAAGATAGTTCCCCTGGGAGACCATGAAAATGCTGGAGCGGCTGCGAGCCCAGGTGCGCCGGATCCCGCGGGGACGGGTGGCCACTTACGGCGAGGTGGCGCGGGCGGCCGGATTCCCGGGGGCGGCGCGGCAGGTGGCCTGGGCGCTGCACGCTTCCCGCGGGCTGCCCTGGCAGCGGGTGGTGGGATCCGGCGGACGCATCCTGCTGCGTGGCGAGGCCGGGCTGGAGCAGCGGCTGCGGCTGGAGGCCGAGGGCGTGCGCTTCCAAGGGGCGCGCGTCCCCATGAAGCAGTACGGGCACAGCTTTTCCCGCAGGCGGCGCTGACGCCTTCCCAATTCGGTTCTAGCCCTTCCGCCCCTCGACGCGTATACTTCCACTCCTGCATTTGAGGGGTAGGAAAAACTGCGATGCGCGCGGCCCGTGCTCGACCCGCGTCGCACCGGGAAACCAAGGTGTTCTGACCATGGCTCGTGGCCGACTCGCGATTCTGGTGACTGCGCTCTTGCTGCTGACCAGCGTGCTGGGATGGGCGCAGGGCCCCAACCCGCTGCCGGATGCCCCTTCGGCGAGCCCGGCGCCCGCCGTACCGCAGGCGGCCGGCGGCGGCAGCCAGCCCTACACTCCGCTCACGCCGCAGCAGAAATTCGAGCTTTTCGGCAGACGGACCGTCGATCCCTATTTCGTGGTCGGGGCGGCGGCGGGGGCCGGGATCTCGCAAGCCGCCGACACCAACCCCGGTTACGGCCAGGGCGGGGAGGGCTACGCCAAGCGTTTCGGGGCGGCGGTGGCCGACGAAGCCTCCAGCAACTTCTTTGGGACCTTCCTCTATCCCACCATCTTCCACCAGGACCCGCGCTACTTCCCCAAAGGGAAGGGATACACCGGCGGCGAGCGCGTGGGCTACGCCGTCAGCCGGGTGTTCGTCACCCGCACCGACTCCGGGGGCAGCACCTTCAACATCTCACGGGTGCTGGGCAGCCTGACCTCGGCCACGCTCTCCAACGTCTATTATTCCGTGCACGAGCAGACGGGGGCGAAGACGGCCGAGCGCTTTGGCATCAACCTGGCCGCGCAGGCGGGCTTCAATGTCCTGCGCGAGTTCTGGCCGGGCATCTTCCACAAGAAGGACAAGTAGCGGCAGCCTACCCGGCGGACGCGGGCGGCGCTCCCAACTCCGAGGTGCACTGAGCGCAGCGCGTGGCCTTCAGCGGGATGCTCGACAGGCAGTAAGGGCACTCCTTGGTGGTCGGCGCCGGCGCCTCCTGCAGGCGCCGGAAGCGGTTCACCTGCCGCACCAGCAGGAAGATGGCGAACGCCACCAGCAGAAAATTGAAGATGTTGTTGAGGAAGACGCCGTAGTTGAGCGTGGGGGCGGCGGCCGCCTTGGCCGCGGCCAGCGTGTCGAAGTGCTTGCCGGTGAGACTGAGGAAGAGGTTGCTGGCATCCACGTGGCCGAGCAGCAGGCCCAGGGGCGGCATGAGGATGTCGTCCACGAACGAGGTCACGATGCGTCCGAAGGCCACGCCCAGCACGATGCCCACCGCCATGTCGAGCACGCTGCCGCGCAGCGCGAACTCCTTGAAGTCGCGAAGGAACTTGGGGCCTCCCACCTTGAGTACCGCGCCGGGGCTGCTGATGTTGATGGGCATCCCGGCAAGTGAAAACCTGTCCTGCGATTGATTGATCACAGAGCACCTCCTCCGTCGCCAGCGTCCTCGGCTGTCAAATGGACTCATGGCATCGTGCCAACGTGCGGGCCAGGGTGTCAACCGCGCCGGGATTCAGGCTTTGGCGAGGGAGGCGGCGCGGCCGCGCGGCAGGTAGGGATGAGCGGTGATCTGGCCGCGGAACTCCTTGTCCCAGCGCCCGGGGAGCAAGGCGCCGCACTTGGGGCAACCGCCCTCGGGCGTGAG
It encodes:
- a CDS encoding multidrug efflux RND transporter permease subunit — protein: MFVDFFIRRPIFATVCALLIILAGAVSVPTLPVAQFPTLAPPQVSVSSFYNGASAQTVESAVTTPLEEQINGVEGMKYMTSTSGNDGSSNITVTFDLNRSVDLAAVDIENRVNIAQGRLPGQVRTNGVIITKSSSNFVFAAAFYSDDKRYDNLFISNYLDVYVRDALKRVPGVADVFIFGERRYSMRLWLDPVRMASRGLTATDVVNALEEQNVPVAAGQVGQQPAPPTQAYQISVRAVGRLTDPGQFDNLILKTAPDGTLVRLRDVGHAELGAEDYGGRLDYNGREAMGVGVTQLSNANALEVDRAALAELQRLSKSFPPGLKYQVAFDTTDVVGESIADVLITLGEAIGLVILVIFLFLEDWRSTLIPAATIPVSLVGTFTFVKLLGFSINTLTLFGITLATGLVVDDAIVVIENIQRHISEGEKDPYRAASAAMKEVTGAVIATSLVLVSVFVPVAFFPGTTGILFRQFALTIAFSISISAFNALTLTPALSALLLGRAHAHGAFFSAVDRLVKSTTEAYRASLRRILEHKGVALVLFFLGLGAAYLVYTRVPKGFVPAEDQGYFIIQVQAPQGASLQYTAKIEEQVTAALSREKDIIGIFAVSGFSFGGSAPNRGLVFATLQSFGKRKSEEHSADAIIQRLRGPLSKIVGADVVAFSPPAVQGLGEFGGFQYVLEDRTGHDPQQLAKVAQGLIGRSRQRPEIAVLFTSFTANDPQFVVTLEREKAKAMHVPLSQIADALQVYMGSEYVNDFDFNNRAYRVYVQADPRFRSSPQDIRQYYVRSDTGEMVPLDNLVKVAEDTTPQVISHYNLFRSAELDGAAGPGYSSGQAIAAMEDLSRKTLPPGFSFEWTGLSLEELQSGGQAALLFGLGLLVVYLTLAAQYESFSLPFIILLAVPMALLGAVGAQWLRGLENDVYCQIGLVMLIGLASKNAILIVEFAEQLREKRGLSTLEAAIEAARIRLRPILMTSFAFILGVVPLVIASGAGKAGRHSVGTTVFGGMIASTLLNLFFIPVLYLVVKGLTGKVRPHRFSPPE
- a CDS encoding zinc ribbon domain-containing protein; translation: MFCEGCGAPLQAGQKFCPSCGRQLGMAIVTPVAPGRVERHLNLLAILWMAAAAVHLLGAGMLYVLGHTLMMRVGQMAGPPVGPEFFLGLFTVLAVYLLLKAIASFMAGWGLLQKQPWARTLTLVLGFLELLHVPLGTALGIYTLWVLLAPNAGQEYRELQRAHAA
- a CDS encoding MGMT family protein, producing MKMLERLRAQVRRIPRGRVATYGEVARAAGFPGAARQVAWALHASRGLPWQRVVGSGGRILLRGEAGLEQRLRLEAEGVRFQGARVPMKQYGHSFSRRRR
- the mscL gene encoding large conductance mechanosensitive channel protein MscL, whose amino-acid sequence is MINQSQDRFSLAGMPINISSPGAVLKVGGPKFLRDFKEFALRGSVLDMAVGIVLGVAFGRIVTSFVDDILMPPLGLLLGHVDASNLFLSLTGKHFDTLAAAKAAAAPTLNYGVFLNNIFNFLLVAFAIFLLVRQVNRFRRLQEAPAPTTKECPYCLSSIPLKATRCAQCTSELGAPPASAG